In Streptomyces longhuiensis, the following proteins share a genomic window:
- a CDS encoding DeoR/GlpR family DNA-binding transcription regulator produces the protein MFAAERRQLILEMVRANGAVSLRELARVVQTSEVTVRRDVRALEAEGLLDRRHGGAVLPGGFTRESGFPQKSHLATAEKTAIADLAAGLVEEGEAIVVGAGTTTQELARRLARVPGLTVVTNSLLVAQALAHANRVEVVMTGGTLRGSNYALVGSGAEQSLQGLRVTRAFLSGSGLTAERGLSTSNMLSASVDRALVQAAAEVVVLADHSKLGTDTMFQTVPTDVITRLVTDEPPAHDDRAVTELQALADQGVQIAIAGASATGTGPAGGDPVPTRQARRDVPLPGQRRTQLPGGPQLRSASALDQAPPERAARVADLRRR, from the coding sequence GTGTTCGCTGCAGAACGTCGTCAATTGATCCTCGAAATGGTGCGAGCCAATGGAGCGGTATCGCTCCGGGAGCTCGCCCGCGTCGTCCAGACCTCCGAAGTGACCGTACGGCGGGACGTGCGCGCACTGGAGGCAGAAGGACTCCTCGACCGCCGGCATGGCGGTGCGGTATTGCCGGGCGGATTCACGCGGGAGTCCGGCTTTCCGCAGAAATCACATCTCGCGACCGCAGAGAAGACGGCCATCGCCGACCTCGCCGCGGGCCTCGTCGAAGAAGGCGAAGCCATTGTGGTGGGGGCGGGTACGACCACGCAGGAGCTGGCACGCCGGCTCGCGCGGGTTCCCGGGCTGACCGTCGTCACCAACTCCCTTCTGGTGGCACAGGCGTTGGCCCATGCCAACAGGGTCGAGGTCGTCATGACGGGCGGCACTCTGCGCGGTTCCAACTACGCACTCGTGGGCAGCGGGGCCGAGCAGTCCCTCCAGGGACTCAGAGTCACGCGCGCCTTCCTCTCCGGCAGTGGTCTGACGGCCGAACGCGGCCTCTCCACGTCCAACATGCTGTCGGCCTCCGTCGACCGCGCGCTGGTGCAGGCCGCCGCTGAGGTCGTCGTCCTCGCCGACCACTCCAAACTCGGCACCGACACGATGTTCCAGACGGTGCCGACCGATGTGATCACGCGCCTCGTGACGGACGAACCGCCCGCCCACGACGACCGCGCCGTCACCGAACTCCAGGCACTCGCCGACCAGGGGGTGCAGATCGCGATCGCCGGAGCCTCGGCGACCGGAACCGGGCCGGCGGGGGGAGATCCCGTCCCGACGCGGCAGGCGCGCCGGGACGTACCTCTGCCGGGCCAGCGCCGCACCCAGCTCCCGGGCGGCCCGCAGCTGCGCAGCGCTTCCGCCCTCGACCAGGCACCCCCTGAGCGTGCGGCAAGGGTGGCCGACCTGCGGCGGCGCTGA